In Diaphorobacter ruginosibacter, the genomic stretch GCATCGTGGTGAACACGGGGGATGAAGGCGGACAGGAAGTGCACCACCTGCATGTGCACGTGATCGGGGGCCCGCGCCCCTGGAAAAAAGGCTGATCCCCCTCCGGGGAAAGTGATGACAAATGCCGTCCTGACACCTGCGGCGTCTAGAATGGTCTGTATTCGTTAGGAGAATCAACATGGGTTCGTTTTCTATTTGGCACTGGCTGATCGTGCTGCTGATCGTGGTGATGGTTTTCGGCACCAAGAAGCTCAAGAACATCGGCTCCGACCTGGGGGGCGCCGTCAAGGGTTTCAAGGACGGCATGAAGGACGGCCAGGCCGAGGCTGATGCCAACGGCACCAGCAATGGCAACGCTGCTGCGGGTCAGGTGACCAACGCTGCCGCCGCCGACAAGTCGACCACCATCGACGTGGAAGCCAAGCACAAGGGCTGAGCACAAGCTGATGCAACGACGCCTGGCGACTGAGACAGCTGCATGATCGATATCGGTCTTTCGAAAATGGCACTCATCGGTGTGGTGGCGCTGGTCGTCATCGGACCGGAGAAGCTGCCCAAGGTGGCGCGCACGGTGGGAACCCTGCTCGGCAAGGCCCAGCGCTATGTGAACGACGTGAAGGCCGAGGTCAACCGCTCGATGGAGCTCGACGAACTGCGCAAGATGAAGGACAACGTGGAGTCCGCCGCGCGCGATGTCGAGCATTCCATTCAGACCAGCGCCAAGGATTTCGAGAAGGAATGGAGCGACGTCACGTCCTCCATCAACGATGCGGCCTCGGGCTCCACGGCTTCGGAATACGACTGGGGATCGAGCGGTGCATCCACCGTGATGCCGGCGTACAGCCATCCGCGCAAGAACTGGCGCCTCAAGCGTGGCGCCGTTCCGCAGTGGTACAAGTCGCGCGCGGGCGTGCGCACCAAGGCCCAGTCCGGCGCGGCGCGGGTGGCGAGGTTCCGTCCGCAGAAGCCACGCTGAGCCCCAACAACGTGCGGCGATGTGTAGCAGTCGCCGCCATGTCCGCTGTGTGATCTTCATGCATGCGACATGTCCGATTTCCGCATGGGGGCCGACAAGGCTCCCATACTTGTT encodes the following:
- the tatA gene encoding Sec-independent protein translocase subunit TatA — translated: MGSFSIWHWLIVLLIVVMVFGTKKLKNIGSDLGGAVKGFKDGMKDGQAEADANGTSNGNAAAGQVTNAAAADKSTTIDVEAKHKG
- the tatB gene encoding Sec-independent protein translocase protein TatB, with protein sequence MIDIGLSKMALIGVVALVVIGPEKLPKVARTVGTLLGKAQRYVNDVKAEVNRSMELDELRKMKDNVESAARDVEHSIQTSAKDFEKEWSDVTSSINDAASGSTASEYDWGSSGASTVMPAYSHPRKNWRLKRGAVPQWYKSRAGVRTKAQSGAARVARFRPQKPR